One part of the Nocardioides zeae genome encodes these proteins:
- a CDS encoding GNAT family N-acetyltransferase — translation MDVRILSFDELPPRLAYDIWRLRQEVFVVEQACPYPDLDGRDVEPATRHVLLLDGEDLLGYLRVLSEGPDGEVARVGRVVLAPAARGRGLGTPLMQAALDVVGDRVSVLSAQAPLAGWYGAHGYVVSGPGYDEDGIPHVPMTRPTGG, via the coding sequence GTGGACGTGCGCATCCTCTCCTTCGACGAGCTCCCCCCGCGGCTGGCCTACGACATCTGGCGGCTCCGCCAGGAGGTGTTCGTGGTGGAGCAGGCGTGCCCCTACCCCGACCTCGACGGGCGCGACGTCGAGCCCGCCACGCGCCACGTGCTGCTGCTCGACGGCGAGGACCTGCTCGGCTACCTGCGCGTGCTCTCGGAGGGTCCCGACGGGGAGGTGGCCCGTGTCGGCCGGGTCGTGCTGGCGCCGGCCGCTCGGGGGCGTGGCCTCGGCACGCCGCTGATGCAGGCGGCACTCGACGTCGTGGGCGACCGGGTCTCCGTGCTGAGCGCGCAGGCGCCGCTCGCGGGGTGGTACGGCGCGCACGGGTACGTCGTCAGCGGCCCCGGGTACGACGAGGACGGCATCCCGCACGTGCCCATGACGCGGCCGACGGGAGGCTGA
- a CDS encoding phosphatase PAP2 family protein, with the protein MYRRAYVLLIGVAATMAILTVVTALSLGRSVVDPEGFLGPGWLRFPLLVGLALLADLVPRALWHSRMRLSQVPDLVKARWREHWTRERFTLVALGIGCFYVTYACYRNLKSFLPFVLGEKKYDTELHALDKILFLGNDPSAVLHTIFGFSWFEQSISTIYLWYLPLVPVLVAVWTIWSRNISFGYWFVTSQVIAWTLGTATYYMLPALGPKFAFPWLYADLDTGASQLADSLFYSRTNVLWGDGDGLQSTAAFASLHTAITLLWALMVQYTIRSRIVHWVFWANFGLTIIATLYFGWHYVADDVAGAMIAVVAFYVGGVASGQKFERRGFSSHPTTTTSRVPLGPDGRDADVRVETDEERAPSASRLNLSRLFRRFRRRADRPAAPTGD; encoded by the coding sequence GTGTATCGCCGCGCCTACGTCCTCCTCATCGGGGTTGCAGCGACGATGGCGATCCTCACGGTCGTCACCGCGCTGTCGCTCGGACGCAGCGTCGTCGACCCCGAGGGCTTCCTCGGCCCGGGCTGGCTCCGCTTCCCGCTCCTCGTCGGCCTGGCGCTCCTGGCCGACCTCGTGCCGCGCGCCCTGTGGCACTCGCGGATGCGGTTGTCGCAGGTGCCCGACCTGGTGAAGGCCCGCTGGCGGGAGCACTGGACGCGCGAGCGGTTCACCCTCGTGGCGCTGGGCATCGGCTGCTTCTACGTGACCTACGCCTGCTACCGGAACCTCAAGTCGTTCCTGCCGTTCGTGCTCGGCGAGAAGAAGTACGACACCGAGCTGCACGCGCTCGACAAGATCCTCTTCCTCGGCAACGACCCGTCGGCCGTGCTGCACACGATCTTCGGGTTCTCGTGGTTCGAGCAGTCGATCTCGACGATCTACCTGTGGTACCTGCCGCTCGTGCCGGTGCTCGTCGCCGTCTGGACCATCTGGTCGCGCAACATCTCCTTCGGCTACTGGTTCGTGACCTCGCAGGTCATCGCGTGGACGCTCGGCACGGCGACCTACTACATGCTGCCGGCGCTCGGCCCGAAGTTCGCCTTCCCGTGGCTCTACGCCGACCTCGACACCGGGGCCAGCCAGCTCGCGGACTCGCTGTTCTACAGCCGCACCAACGTGCTCTGGGGGGACGGCGACGGGTTGCAGTCGACCGCCGCGTTCGCGAGCCTCCACACGGCGATCACGCTGCTGTGGGCGCTCATGGTGCAGTACACGATCCGGAGCCGGATCGTGCACTGGGTCTTCTGGGCCAACTTCGGCCTCACCATCATCGCGACGCTCTACTTCGGCTGGCACTACGTGGCCGACGACGTCGCCGGAGCCATGATCGCGGTGGTCGCGTTCTACGTGGGCGGGGTCGCGAGCGGGCAGAAGTTCGAGAGACGCGGGTTCTCCAGCCATCCCACGACGACGACGTCGCGGGTGCCGCTGGGACCCGACGGCCGGGACGCCGACGTGCGCGTCGAGACCGACGAGGAGCGGGCGCCGAGCGCGTCGCGGCTCAACCTGTCGCGGCTGTTCCGGCGGTTCCGGCGCCGCGCCGACCGGCCCGCCGCGCCGACCGGCGACTGA
- a CDS encoding ABC transporter permease yields MARGDAALTRALRLLALAALPLGVVAVFFVLPVGAMLVRGLAPDGQLDPGGLLEVLGRDRTGRVLWFTLWSAALGTLLSLLLGLPVAYVLFRLAVPGARVLRALTLVPFVLPTVVVGAAFRALLGEGGLLAFLGWDGTPAAIVAALVFFNVSVVVRVVGGAWAGLDPRSEQAAAALGASPVRVLLTVTLPALRSALASAAAVVFLFCSTAFGVVLTLGGLRYATVETEIYLLTRAFDLPAAACLSLVQVVTVVALLALLGRLRGRAHGAVPVDRVPPRPRRPRRGDVPALVVTGLVVLATALPIAGLAAASFRVRGAWTLANYRALDEPGVTTALDVPVLTALRNSLQVAVDATWMALLLGLLVALVVTRRARTRPERVVRGLLDGFFMLPLGVSAVVLGFGLLVTVARPPLALRDEPLLVPLVQALVALPLVVRTLVPVLAGIDDRQRQAAASLGASPARTLLVVDLPVVWRPLLAAAGFAFATSLGEFGATSFLSRPDHPTLPVVIGRLLGSPGTTGAQSNPGMAMAAAVVLAATVTVVVLAVERLRVPSVGAV; encoded by the coding sequence GTGGCGCGAGGAGACGCAGCGCTGACCCGCGCCCTCCGCCTCCTGGCCCTCGCGGCGCTGCCGCTGGGGGTCGTGGCGGTGTTCTTCGTGCTCCCCGTGGGCGCGATGCTCGTGCGCGGGCTCGCGCCCGACGGGCAGCTGGACCCGGGCGGGCTCCTCGAGGTGCTCGGGCGGGACCGCACCGGGCGCGTCCTGTGGTTCACCCTGTGGTCGGCGGCGCTCGGCACACTGCTGTCGCTGCTGCTGGGCCTGCCGGTCGCCTACGTGCTCTTCCGCCTCGCGGTCCCCGGCGCGCGGGTGCTGCGGGCGCTGACCCTGGTGCCCTTCGTGTTGCCGACCGTCGTCGTGGGCGCGGCCTTCCGGGCGCTGCTCGGCGAGGGCGGGCTGCTGGCGTTCCTCGGCTGGGACGGCACGCCCGCCGCGATCGTCGCCGCGCTCGTCTTCTTCAACGTCTCCGTCGTCGTGCGGGTCGTGGGGGGCGCCTGGGCGGGCCTCGACCCGCGCTCCGAGCAGGCCGCCGCCGCGCTGGGGGCGAGCCCCGTGCGGGTGCTGCTGACGGTGACCCTGCCCGCCCTCCGGTCGGCGCTGGCCTCGGCGGCGGCCGTCGTGTTCTTGTTCTGCTCCACGGCCTTCGGCGTCGTGCTGACGCTCGGCGGGCTCCGCTACGCGACCGTCGAGACCGAGATCTACCTGCTGACCCGGGCGTTCGACCTGCCCGCCGCGGCCTGCCTCTCGCTGGTGCAGGTGGTCACCGTCGTCGCGCTGCTGGCCCTCCTGGGGCGCCTGCGCGGGCGCGCCCACGGAGCCGTGCCCGTCGACCGCGTGCCGCCCCGTCCCCGCCGGCCGCGGCGCGGCGACGTGCCGGCGCTCGTCGTGACCGGCCTCGTCGTGCTCGCGACCGCGCTCCCGATCGCGGGCCTGGCCGCCGCCTCGTTCCGGGTGCGGGGCGCGTGGACGCTCGCGAACTACCGGGCGCTCGACGAGCCGGGGGTCACGACCGCCCTCGACGTACCGGTGCTCACGGCCCTGCGGAACTCCCTCCAGGTCGCCGTCGACGCGACCTGGATGGCGCTGCTGCTGGGCCTGCTCGTCGCGCTCGTGGTGACGCGGCGGGCCCGCACCCGGCCCGAGCGGGTCGTGCGCGGCCTGCTCGACGGCTTCTTCATGCTGCCGCTCGGGGTGTCGGCCGTCGTGCTCGGCTTCGGGCTGCTGGTCACGGTCGCCCGGCCCCCGCTGGCCCTGCGCGACGAGCCGCTGCTCGTGCCTCTCGTGCAGGCGCTGGTCGCGTTGCCGCTCGTCGTGCGCACCCTCGTCCCGGTCCTCGCGGGCATCGACGACCGGCAGCGGCAGGCGGCGGCGTCGCTCGGCGCCTCGCCGGCGCGGACGCTGCTCGTCGTCGACCTCCCCGTGGTGTGGCGGCCGCTGCTGGCGGCCGCGGGGTTCGCGTTCGCGACGTCGCTGGGGGAGTTCGGCGCGACGTCGTTCCTGTCCCGCCCCGACCACCCGACGCTGCCGGTGGTCATCGGCCGGCTCCTCGGGTCGCCGGGCACGACGGGGGCCCAGTCCAACCCGGGGATGGCGATGGCGGCGGCCGTCGTGCTGGCGGCGACGGTGACGGTGGTGGTGCTGGCGGTGGAGCGCCTGCGGGTGCCGAGCGTGGGAGCGGTGTGA
- a CDS encoding DICT sensory domain-containing protein, producing the protein MAHDRSTDAGSTSVGDLAIGELAEATGVSVPTLRMWEQRHGFPVARRLPSGHRRYEAADIELVRQVLAHRRAGLRLDQSISRVQLAASPPTASVFAELRGVNVGLPVHRLSKGTLIAVSWAIEDEFMARAQRPHLYGAFQRVAFYERAEARWTDLARRAATTIVFADFDESDPPAQAGTVRRVGLPEDSPLRSEWAVVCDSDDLCIALSAWEIPGQTDVPDDRREFEAVWSLRPADVATAALVCATAAGESATVASEGALLRAVRPGPRVDAEWAAAEALFARMVAYVDRRQR; encoded by the coding sequence ATGGCCCACGACCGATCCACCGACGCCGGATCCACGTCCGTCGGCGACCTCGCGATCGGTGAGCTCGCCGAGGCCACCGGCGTCAGCGTCCCCACCCTCCGCATGTGGGAGCAGCGCCACGGCTTCCCGGTCGCCCGCAGACTACCGAGCGGCCACCGGCGCTACGAGGCCGCCGACATCGAGCTGGTGCGCCAGGTGCTCGCCCACCGCCGGGCCGGGCTGCGGCTCGACCAGTCGATCTCGCGCGTGCAGCTCGCCGCCAGCCCGCCCACCGCGTCGGTCTTCGCCGAGCTGCGCGGGGTCAACGTCGGGCTCCCCGTCCACCGGCTGAGCAAGGGCACGCTCATCGCCGTCTCGTGGGCCATCGAGGACGAGTTCATGGCCCGGGCCCAGCGCCCCCACCTGTACGGCGCGTTCCAGCGCGTCGCGTTCTACGAGCGCGCCGAGGCGCGGTGGACCGACCTGGCCCGGCGTGCGGCGACGACGATCGTGTTCGCCGACTTCGACGAGTCCGACCCGCCCGCCCAGGCCGGGACCGTCCGGCGCGTGGGCCTGCCCGAGGACTCGCCGCTGCGGAGCGAGTGGGCCGTCGTGTGCGACTCCGACGACCTCTGCATCGCCCTCTCCGCCTGGGAGATCCCCGGCCAGACCGACGTCCCCGACGACCGGCGCGAGTTCGAGGCCGTCTGGTCGCTGCGCCCGGCCGACGTCGCGACCGCCGCGCTCGTCTGCGCCACGGCCGCCGGCGAGTCCGCGACCGTCGCCAGCGAGGGGGCGCTGCTCCGCGCCGTACGCCCCGGCCCGCGGGTCGACGCCGAGTGGGCGGCGGCCGAGGCGCTCTTCGCCCGGATGGTCGCCTACGTGGACCGTCGACAGCGCTGA
- a CDS encoding thiamine ABC transporter substrate-binding protein, which translates to MRRILPTLVTGALVLPALAACSTFGEEESASGGTEKLVLVAHESFSLPDELVAEFEAEHDVDLEVRQPGDAGAVVTEIALNPDDAGADAVFGVDNTFASRLLDADALEPFGGDLPSGADAYALAGEDRLVPVDSGNVCVNVDTAWFAERGIPEPETLDDLVDPTYADLFVTPGPVDSSPGLAFLLTTVAAYGEDGWRDYWRQLVDNGTELVAGWSDAYYTSFTAGGEGGQRPIVLSYDSSPAFTTTEDGSATTTRALLDTCFTQVEYAGVLRGADNPEGAEELVSWLLSEEVQAALPDNMYVYPVRDDVELPAAWAEFAPRPDAPYTMEPAEIAANRETWIGEWREETQR; encoded by the coding sequence ATGCGTCGCATCCTGCCCACCCTCGTGACGGGCGCCCTGGTCCTGCCCGCCCTCGCGGCCTGCTCGACGTTCGGGGAGGAGGAGAGCGCGAGCGGTGGCACCGAGAAGCTGGTGCTCGTCGCCCACGAGTCGTTCAGCCTCCCCGACGAGCTCGTCGCGGAGTTCGAGGCCGAGCACGACGTCGACCTCGAGGTCCGCCAGCCCGGCGACGCCGGCGCGGTCGTCACCGAGATCGCGCTCAACCCCGACGACGCGGGGGCCGACGCGGTCTTCGGCGTCGACAACACGTTCGCCAGCCGGCTCCTCGACGCCGACGCGCTCGAGCCGTTCGGGGGCGACCTGCCGTCCGGCGCCGACGCCTACGCGCTGGCCGGCGAGGACCGCCTCGTGCCCGTCGACTCGGGCAACGTCTGCGTCAACGTCGACACCGCGTGGTTCGCCGAGCGGGGCATCCCCGAGCCGGAGACGCTCGACGACCTCGTCGACCCCACCTACGCCGACCTGTTCGTCACCCCCGGCCCCGTCGACTCCAGCCCGGGCCTCGCCTTCCTGCTGACCACGGTCGCGGCGTACGGCGAGGACGGGTGGCGCGACTACTGGCGGCAGCTCGTCGACAACGGCACCGAGCTGGTGGCGGGCTGGAGCGACGCCTACTACACGTCCTTCACCGCCGGCGGCGAGGGCGGCCAGCGGCCGATCGTCCTGTCCTACGACTCCTCGCCCGCGTTCACGACCACCGAGGACGGGTCCGCGACGACGACCCGCGCGCTGCTCGACACGTGCTTCACGCAGGTGGAGTACGCCGGCGTGCTGCGCGGCGCCGACAACCCCGAGGGCGCCGAGGAACTCGTGTCCTGGCTCCTGTCGGAGGAGGTCCAGGCGGCCCTGCCGGACAACATGTACGTCTACCCGGTGCGCGACGACGTCGAGCTCCCCGCAGCGTGGGCGGAGTTCGCGCCGCGGCCGGACGCGCCTTACACGATGGAGCCCGCCGAGATCGCCGCGAACCGCGAGACCTGGATCGGCGAGTGGCGCGAGGAGACGCAGCGCTGA
- a CDS encoding MBL fold metallo-hydrolase yields MSTADAISPDSDRPWATPGAWPVAPGVHRIPLPLPNDGLRAVNVYAVETADDRGRSLTLVDGGWAIEESREALEKALATIDAGVGDIRRFLVTHVHRDHYSQAVALRHVNGAEVALGRGEETSLRLATEGDAVRRVMAAHLADAGSVRAAEAWLAAPTDDEEAQSWGLPDTWIEGDVPIAVGERRFDAVHTPGHTAGHYVFADADAGLLFAGDHVLPTITPSIGFEPDTRLGALADFMGSLAKVRALPDLRLLPAHGPVTGSAHARVDELLDHHEARLGQSLEPLEAGGPGLTAEDVAGHLTWTRHERAWSSLDSFNAALAVMETRAHLEVLVARGQAVVERDRGIADTVGAAAGALPGSDPVSGVPARYRRA; encoded by the coding sequence GTGAGCACCGCCGACGCCATCTCGCCCGACTCGGACCGCCCCTGGGCCACGCCCGGGGCGTGGCCGGTGGCACCGGGCGTGCACCGCATCCCCCTCCCGCTGCCGAACGACGGGCTGCGGGCCGTCAACGTCTACGCCGTCGAGACGGCGGACGACCGGGGCAGGTCGCTCACCCTCGTCGACGGCGGCTGGGCGATCGAGGAGTCGCGGGAGGCGCTCGAGAAGGCCCTCGCGACGATCGACGCGGGCGTCGGCGACATCCGTCGCTTTCTGGTCACCCACGTGCACCGCGACCACTACTCGCAGGCGGTCGCGCTCCGCCACGTCAACGGCGCCGAGGTCGCGCTGGGCCGTGGCGAGGAGACGTCGCTGCGGCTGGCGACGGAGGGCGACGCCGTACGCCGCGTGATGGCCGCCCACCTCGCCGACGCGGGCTCGGTGCGTGCCGCGGAGGCGTGGCTGGCCGCGCCGACGGACGACGAGGAGGCGCAGAGCTGGGGACTGCCCGACACCTGGATCGAGGGCGACGTGCCGATCGCGGTCGGGGAGCGCCGGTTCGACGCCGTGCACACCCCGGGGCACACGGCGGGGCACTACGTCTTCGCGGACGCAGACGCCGGGCTCCTGTTCGCGGGCGACCACGTCCTGCCCACCATCACGCCCTCCATCGGCTTCGAGCCCGACACGCGGCTCGGTGCGCTCGCCGACTTCATGGGCTCGCTGGCGAAGGTGCGGGCGCTGCCCGACCTGCGGCTGCTCCCCGCCCACGGACCGGTCACGGGGTCGGCCCACGCGCGCGTCGACGAGCTCCTCGACCACCACGAGGCCCGGCTCGGGCAGAGCCTGGAGCCGCTCGAGGCCGGGGGCCCGGGGCTCACCGCCGAGGACGTCGCCGGCCACCTGACCTGGACGCGCCACGAGCGCGCCTGGTCGTCGCTCGACTCGTTCAACGCGGCCCTCGCCGTCATGGAGACGCGGGCCCACCTCGAGGTCCTCGTCGCGCGCGGCCAGGCGGTCGTCGAGCGCGACCGGGGCATCGCGGACACCGTCGGCGCCGCCGCCGGCGCCCTCCCGGGCAGTGACCCGGTGAGCGGGGTGCCGGCGCGCTACCGCCGGGCCTGA
- a CDS encoding acyl-CoA dehydrogenase family protein — MATDLGVARDAAPEHTVAPDPAALQRILDGKYAEVRDLVRRNLVEHADLLGEVDDLDREAYRDRVLEIVQQVASTGQTGFGFPEEHGGGGDIGASIAAFETLAFGDLSVLVKVGVQFGLFGGAVLQLGTQRHHAAYLPGIIDGSILGSFAMTESGHGSNVQALATTATYDVGTDEFVVETPHDAARKDYIGNAARHGELAVVFAQLHIGGESQGVHAFIVPIRVRDEAGELVPAPGVRIEDCGHKMGLQGVDNGRLWFDGVRIPRENLLDRFATVSPAGVYSSEIESPGRRFFTTIGTLVQGRVSVGGAGINAAKVAMVLAVRYAERRRQFEATGEQEELLLDYGQHQRRLLPLLASTYALHVAQEDLAAELHAVFSGEKTDERSRRALESHAAGLKAVGTWHATRTIQECREACGGAGYLSASRFAALKADTDVFTTFEGDNHVLLQLVAKGLLTDYAGDFQDADQFEMVKLVAGIALDEIVKRTRAHQLLDRVRDLLPSGAEDEDEAGLLDTDYQLAMLRYREEQVISSAARRLKRGVDSGMNPGAVFSQVQPHVIAAARAHMDRVVQEAFVARVAGLDDGPEKRALGLLVDLNALRMIEADRAWFMESGRMSAARSKAVRREVDALCRRIRPIARPLVDAFGVPEEVLGAPDLLGPVVVAGEPAAAGDEPGHHTQGETAEHVAEQVAEPA; from the coding sequence ATGGCCACCGACCTGGGCGTCGCCCGTGACGCCGCTCCCGAGCACACCGTCGCCCCCGACCCGGCCGCGCTGCAGCGGATCCTGGACGGGAAGTACGCCGAGGTCCGTGACCTCGTGCGCCGCAACCTCGTCGAGCACGCCGACCTCCTCGGCGAGGTCGACGACCTCGACCGCGAGGCCTATCGCGACCGCGTCCTCGAGATCGTCCAGCAGGTCGCCTCGACGGGCCAGACCGGCTTCGGCTTCCCCGAGGAGCACGGCGGTGGCGGCGACATCGGGGCGTCCATCGCCGCCTTCGAGACGCTGGCGTTCGGCGACCTGTCGGTCCTCGTCAAGGTCGGCGTGCAGTTCGGTCTCTTCGGCGGCGCGGTGCTGCAGCTCGGCACCCAGCGGCACCACGCGGCGTACCTGCCCGGGATCATCGACGGCAGCATCCTCGGGTCGTTCGCGATGACCGAGTCGGGCCACGGCTCCAACGTGCAGGCGCTGGCGACCACGGCGACGTACGACGTCGGGACCGACGAGTTCGTCGTCGAGACGCCGCACGACGCGGCCCGCAAGGACTACATCGGCAACGCCGCCCGCCACGGCGAGCTCGCCGTCGTGTTCGCCCAGCTGCACATCGGCGGGGAGAGCCAGGGCGTGCACGCCTTCATCGTGCCGATCCGGGTGCGCGACGAGGCGGGGGAGCTCGTGCCGGCGCCCGGCGTGCGGATCGAGGACTGCGGCCACAAGATGGGCCTGCAGGGCGTCGACAACGGACGGCTGTGGTTCGACGGCGTGCGGATCCCGCGGGAGAACCTGCTCGACCGATTCGCGACGGTGTCGCCCGCGGGCGTCTACTCGTCCGAGATCGAGAGCCCGGGACGGCGCTTCTTCACCACCATCGGCACGCTCGTCCAGGGGCGCGTCAGCGTCGGCGGCGCGGGCATCAACGCGGCGAAGGTCGCGATGGTGCTGGCGGTGCGGTACGCCGAGCGGCGGCGCCAGTTCGAGGCGACGGGCGAGCAGGAGGAGCTGCTGCTCGACTACGGGCAGCACCAGCGGCGCCTGCTGCCCCTGCTCGCGTCGACCTACGCGCTCCACGTCGCGCAGGAGGACCTCGCGGCCGAGCTGCACGCCGTCTTCTCGGGCGAGAAGACCGACGAGCGGTCCCGCCGCGCGCTCGAGTCGCACGCCGCGGGGCTCAAGGCCGTCGGCACGTGGCACGCGACCCGCACGATCCAGGAGTGCCGCGAGGCGTGCGGCGGGGCGGGCTACCTGTCCGCCAGCCGCTTCGCCGCCCTCAAGGCCGACACCGACGTCTTCACGACCTTCGAGGGCGACAACCACGTGCTGCTGCAGCTCGTGGCGAAGGGGCTGCTCACCGACTACGCCGGCGACTTCCAGGACGCCGACCAGTTCGAGATGGTGAAGCTCGTCGCGGGCATCGCGCTCGACGAGATCGTCAAGCGGACGCGTGCCCACCAGCTCCTGGACCGGGTGCGCGACCTCCTGCCGAGCGGCGCGGAGGACGAGGACGAGGCCGGTCTGCTCGACACCGACTACCAGCTCGCCATGCTGCGCTACCGCGAGGAGCAGGTCATCTCCTCGGCGGCCCGCCGCCTCAAGCGCGGCGTCGACAGCGGCATGAACCCGGGTGCGGTCTTCTCGCAGGTGCAGCCCCACGTCATCGCCGCGGCCCGCGCCCACATGGACCGCGTCGTGCAGGAGGCTTTCGTCGCCCGCGTCGCCGGGCTCGACGACGGTCCCGAGAAGCGGGCGCTCGGCCTGCTCGTCGACCTCAACGCGCTGCGCATGATCGAGGCCGACCGGGCGTGGTTCATGGAGTCCGGGCGGATGTCCGCGGCCCGCTCGAAGGCGGTCCGCCGCGAGGTCGACGCCCTGTGCCGGCGCATCCGCCCGATCGCCCGCCCGCTGGTCGACGCCTTCGGCGTGCCCGAGGAGGTGCTCGGGGCGCCGGACCTGCTCGGCCCCGTCGTGGTCGCCGGCGAGCCGGCCGCCGCCGGTGACGAGCCCGGCCACCACACGCAGGGCGAGACCGCGGAGCACGTCGCGGAGCAGGTCGCGGAGCCGGCGTGA
- a CDS encoding HpcH/HpaI aldolase/citrate lyase family protein → MRSAKDFFAPLAVGAPAPVREVPARPSRAIHFFDPSNPKMAAKVPDMVGTVDVLLGNLEDAVKADKKVEAREGLVRIGQDVDFGPTQLWTRINSLDSPWALDDLTTLVPAIGHKLDVVMVPKVQGAEDIHYVDRLLAQLEAKAGLERPILVHAILETARGVANVEEICGASPRMQGLSLGPADLAADRRMKTTRVGGGHPGYLVRQDPPKGEDGTAQIEAQRATYQQDLWHYTVARMVDACAAHGIYPYYGPFGDITDVVACEDQFRNAFLLGCVGTWSLHPKQIAIANRVFSPSVEDIRHARRVVAAMGDGTGAVMLDGKMEDDASLKQCLVMVDLAEQLAAVDPELKKQYDAIDAEPQGA, encoded by the coding sequence ATGCGCAGCGCCAAGGACTTCTTCGCCCCGCTCGCGGTCGGGGCCCCGGCCCCGGTCCGCGAGGTGCCCGCCCGGCCGAGCCGGGCCATCCACTTCTTCGACCCGAGCAACCCCAAGATGGCCGCCAAGGTCCCCGACATGGTCGGCACCGTGGACGTGCTCCTGGGCAACCTCGAGGACGCCGTGAAGGCGGACAAGAAGGTGGAGGCGCGCGAGGGCCTCGTGCGGATCGGGCAGGACGTGGACTTCGGCCCCACCCAGCTCTGGACCCGCATCAACTCCCTCGACAGCCCCTGGGCGCTCGACGACCTGACCACGCTGGTCCCGGCGATCGGCCACAAGCTCGACGTCGTCATGGTCCCGAAGGTGCAGGGGGCCGAGGACATCCACTACGTGGACCGCCTGCTCGCCCAGCTCGAGGCCAAGGCCGGCCTCGAGCGGCCGATCCTCGTCCACGCCATCCTCGAGACCGCCCGCGGCGTCGCCAACGTCGAGGAGATCTGCGGCGCCTCGCCGCGCATGCAGGGCCTGTCCCTCGGCCCGGCCGACCTCGCCGCCGACCGCCGCATGAAGACCACCCGCGTGGGCGGCGGCCACCCCGGCTACCTGGTGCGCCAGGACCCCCCGAAGGGCGAGGACGGCACGGCGCAGATCGAGGCGCAGCGCGCGACGTACCAGCAGGACCTCTGGCACTACACCGTCGCCCGCATGGTCGACGCGTGCGCGGCCCACGGGATCTACCCCTACTACGGGCCGTTCGGCGACATCACCGACGTCGTCGCCTGCGAGGACCAGTTCCGCAACGCGTTCCTGCTCGGCTGCGTCGGCACGTGGTCGCTGCACCCCAAGCAGATCGCGATCGCCAACCGCGTCTTCTCCCCCAGCGTCGAGGACATCCGGCACGCGCGCCGCGTCGTCGCCGCCATGGGCGACGGCACCGGCGCCGTCATGCTCGACGGCAAGATGGAGGACGACGCCTCCCTCAAGCAGTGCCTCGTGATGGTCGACCTCGCCGAGCAGCTGGCGGCGGTCGACCCCGAGCTGAAGAAGCAGTACGACGCGATCGACGCCGAGCCGCAGGGAGCCTGA
- a CDS encoding ABC transporter ATP-binding protein gives MVSTTDLGDGLRLRGVTVAYDGVPALADASLHLPAGEVLAVLGPSGSGKSTLLRAVAGLEPLAAGSVAFDGADLAGVPPHRRGFALMFQDGQLFGHLSVGRNVAYPLRLRRTPRATTQARVAELLALVGLEGYADRAPGTLSGGERQRVALARALACAPRLLLLDEPLSALDRALRERLAGDLAGILRAAGTTALLVTHDVDEAYAVADRVAVVRGGRVVQEGTVAEVDAAPRDAEVARLLGYPHVVGDRAVRRTAFAVAAGSAGAGTRPGTVLHARATSAGRRLLVDLDGVGPVDVVPSPEAPEPEPGERVEVRIDPAGTAPLGGGGR, from the coding sequence ATGGTGTCGACGACGGACCTGGGGGACGGCCTGCGGCTGCGCGGGGTGACGGTGGCGTACGACGGCGTGCCCGCCCTCGCCGACGCGAGCCTCCACCTGCCGGCGGGCGAGGTGCTGGCCGTGCTCGGTCCCTCCGGCAGTGGCAAGTCGACGCTGCTCCGCGCCGTCGCCGGGCTGGAGCCGCTCGCCGCGGGCTCCGTCGCGTTCGACGGGGCCGACCTGGCCGGCGTCCCGCCGCACCGGCGCGGCTTCGCGCTGATGTTCCAGGACGGGCAGCTCTTCGGCCACCTCAGCGTCGGCCGCAACGTGGCCTACCCGCTGCGGTTGCGGCGCACCCCGCGGGCGACGACGCAGGCGCGGGTCGCCGAGCTGCTGGCGCTGGTGGGGCTGGAGGGGTACGCCGACCGTGCCCCCGGCACCCTCTCCGGCGGCGAGCGGCAGCGGGTCGCGCTGGCCCGCGCGCTGGCCTGCGCGCCCCGGCTGCTGCTCCTCGACGAGCCGCTCTCCGCGCTCGACCGCGCGCTGCGCGAGCGCCTCGCCGGCGACCTGGCCGGCATCCTGCGGGCCGCCGGCACGACGGCGCTGCTCGTCACCCACGACGTCGACGAGGCCTACGCCGTCGCCGACCGCGTCGCCGTCGTCCGCGGGGGACGGGTCGTGCAGGAGGGCACCGTCGCGGAGGTCGACGCCGCCCCGCGGGACGCCGAGGTGGCGCGCCTCCTCGGCTACCCCCACGTCGTCGGGGACCGGGCGGTGCGCCGTACGGCGTTCGCGGTCGCGGCGGGGTCGGCGGGGGCCGGGACGCGGCCGGGGACCGTGCTCCACGCCCGGGCGACGAGTGCTGGACGGCGGCTCCTGGTCGACCTCGACGGGGTCGGACCGGTCGATGTCGTGCCGTCGCCGGAGGCGCCCGAGCCCGAGCCCGGGGAGCGGGTGGAGGTGCGCATCGACCCCGCGGGGACGGCGCCGCTCGGCGGGGGCGGGAGGTAA